The following are encoded in a window of Rosa chinensis cultivar Old Blush chromosome 4, RchiOBHm-V2, whole genome shotgun sequence genomic DNA:
- the LOC112200198 gene encoding putative laccase-9, whose translation MVSRKTISPLTKILGFLSLTILFLLVVHGEVHHYEFVVREKNFTRLCETKSMLVVNDNFPGPEIRVRKGDTVYVNVHNQGYYGFTIHWHGVRQPRNPWSDGPEFITQCPISPGTNFTYEVILSEEEGTLWWHAHSDWTRASVHGAIVILPAVGTTFPFPQPDEDEIIVLASWYMGDLKAVVDTAMETGSDLPSSDAYTINGQPGDLCPCSSETTYRRKIDYGKTYLLRIVNANLNAEVFFAVAQHNLTVVGLDGAYIKPISTTYIITLPGQTMDVLFEANQPLGQYYMAARIYWTEDAEVDNFDHANATAIFEYNGNYTSPTSPSFPSTLPSYLDYFGALKFTDQIKSLATPEYPVNVPMNITTKMYIAVSMNSLYCEHSGCDSDQEIATSLNNISWANPGIDVLQAYYRNISGVYSTDFPDQPLSSYNFTDVTFDPDIVFTDQARKVKVLNYNESVEIVFQGTNVLDHSMSHPMHLHGYSFYVVGYGFGNYDNETDPKRFNLFDPPQVTTFAIPKNGWLAIRFIANNPGVWFWHCHFEKHLSWGMDAAFIVKNGGTPETSIRHPPTYMPPCKISLNSRVQDFDAVMRKE comes from the exons ATGGTATCCCGAAAGACTATTTCTCCATTAACGaagattttagggtttctttcTCTTACTATTCTGTTCTTGTTGGTGGTTCATGGCGAGGTGCATCACTATGAATTTGTT GTTAGGGAGAAGAACTTCACTAGGCTATGTGAAACAAAAAGCATGCTAGTCGTAAATGACAACTTTCCAGGTCCGGAGATACGAGTTCGCAAAGGAGACACGGTTTATGTAAATGTTCATAACCAAGGATATTATGGTTTCACTATTCACTG GCATGGAGTTAGACAGCCGAGAAATCCATGGTCAGATGGTCCAGAATTTATAACACAATGTCCAATTTCTCCCGGGACTAATTTTACTTATGAAGTCATATTGTCCGAAGAAGAAGGAACTCTATGGTGGCATGCTCATAGTGATTGGACAAGAGCGTCTGTTCACGGTGCCATTGTCATCTTGCCTGCTGTTGGAACCACATTTCCTTTTCCTCAACCAGATGAAGATGAGATCATTGTGTTAG CCTCTTGGTACATGGGAGATTTGAAAGCAGTAGTTGATACGGCTATGGAAACCGGTAGCGACTTACCCTCTTCTGATGCTTACACTATAAATGGCCAGCCAGGGGATCTTTGTCCATGTTCCAGTG AAACAACTTATCGCCGTAAGATAGATTATGGCAAGACCTATCTTCTTCGTATAGTGAATGCAAACTTGAATGCAGAAGTCTTCTTTGCAGTTGCTCAACACAATCTTACTGTGGTAGGCCTTGATGGAGCCTATATAAAACCCATAAGCACAACCTACATAATCACACTTCCCGGACAAACAATGGATGTCCTATTCGAAGCAAATCAGCCTCTTGGCCAATATTACATGGCTGCTCGGATATATTGGACTGAGGATGCTGAAGTTGATAATTTTGACCATGCTAATGCTACTGCGATCTTTGAATACAATGGCAACTATACCTCTCCAACATCTCCTTCTTTTCCAAGTACCCTTCCCTCATATTTGGATTATTTTGGAGCATTAAAGTTTACCGACCAAATTAAAAGCCTAGCGACTCCGGAATACCCTGTCAATGTTCCGATGAACATTACTACCAAAATGTATATAGCAGTGTCTATGAATTCCCTATACTGTGAACATTCTGGATGTGATTCAGACCAAGAAATCGCTACAAGCCTAAACAATATAAGTTGGGCAAACCCGGGTATAGATGTTTTGCAGGCATACTACAG AAACATAAGCGGAGTTTATTCAACAGATTTCCCAGATCAACCACTTTCTTCCTATAACTTCACAGATGTAACTTTTGATCCTGATATTGTGTTCACAGACCAAGCGAGAAAGGTAAAGGTCTTGAATTACAACGAATCAGTTGAGATTGTGTTTCAAGGCACTAACGTTCTAGACCATTCCATGAGTCATCCAATGCATTTGCACGGCTATAGCTTCTACGTAGTCGGATATGGTTTTGGGAATTATGACAACGAGACTGACCCAAAACGATTTAATTTGTTTGATCCTCCTCAAGTAACTACCTTTGCGATTCCAAAGAATGGATGGTTGGCCATCAGATTTATTGCAAATAATCCTG GTGTGTGGTTTTGGCATTGTCATTTTGAAAAGCACTTGAGTTGGGGTATGGACGCTGCCTTTATAGTGAAGAATGGGGGCACTCCGGAGACTAGCATTCGCCATCCCCCAACCTATATGCCTCCCTGCAAAATTTCGTTAAACTCTCGCGTCCAAGATTTTGATGCAGTAATGAGAAAAGAGTAG